Proteins encoded together in one Ipomoea triloba cultivar NCNSP0323 chromosome 4, ASM357664v1 window:
- the LOC116015721 gene encoding uncharacterized protein LOC116015721 — protein MDDSSLNLCQRKYTREILKEAGFLNCKPVSTPLVPNQRLTKDGGTILEDISSYRRLVGRLLYLTTTRPDISFAVQQLSQFIDAPTTDHLAAAHRVLRYIKNAPGQGLFYPRNGEMQLNVFSDSDSASCLDSRKSVTGFCIFLDYALIWWKSKKQTTVSRSSSEAEYRALASTVCEVQWISSLLHDL, from the coding sequence ATGGATGATTCTAGTCTGAACTTATGTCAGCGGAAATACACACGGGAGATCTTGAAAGAGGCAGGCTTTCTTAATTGCAAACCAGTGAGTACCCCATTAGTCCCAAACCAACGGCTGACCAAAGATGGTGGCACCATTTTGGAAGATATCAGCAGCTATAGGCGTCTAGTGGGACGTCTTCTTTACCTAACCACAACACGGCCTGATATCTCTTTCGCCGTTCAGCAGCTCAGTCAATTCATCGATGCACCGACGACTGATCACTTAGCAGCTGCACACAGGGTTCTGCGTTACATCAAAAATGCACCTGGCCAAGGCCTTTTCTATCCGAGAAACGGTGAAATGCAGTTGAATGTGTTCTCCGATTCAGATTCGGCGTCTTGTCTGGATTCACGAAAATCTGTCACGGGGTTTTGTATATTCCTTGACTATGCTCTTATATGGTGGAAATCAAAGAAGCAAACAACAGTGTCAAGGTCCTCTTCCGAAGCTGAGTATAGAGCTCTTGCTTCAACAGTATGTGAAGTTCAATGGATTTCTTCCCTCCTACATGACTTATAA